AATGAATGAACATGAAGAAAAATACACCTGGCTTGGAATTGGGTTTATAACCGTTATCATGCTGCTATTTGTAATTATGGGGGTGTTGGAAAATGCGTGAGATAAAGTTTCGTGTATGGGACAAAGAAAAGAAACAATTCTTCAAGCCAATTTATGAAGCTTACAAAGGAAATTTAGAGGATTTATTTGTTGGCCTTAGCGGTGATTTACATTTGAAGACAATTGATCCAATAATGACACACCAATCAGTATTTCCTGATAGGTTTGGGCCATTACAACAATACACCGGACTAAAGGACAAAAACGGTAAAGAGATTTATGAAGGAGATATTTACCACCAAGGAGATCTCGAAATTTTGTATATTGTCCAATATAGAGGCACTGGCTTTATAGGGAAGCAAATAAGAAGTAGCAGTTACGTAGGTTTAGAACACTGGCAAGAACGAATCGAAATAGTAGGCAACGTTTACGAAAACCCTGAACTAATGGAGGGTGCCAAATGACCATCACCCAACTTATTGAAACCATACGTGACATTCGTAAATCTCAAAAACTATCACAAAACCAATTTGCAGAGAAAATCGGTATCACCCCAGTATCCATCTGCAGAACAGAAAACGGAACAAATACCCCTTATTTAGACACATTTGTACGAATGGCAGAGGGGTTAGGGTATGAAGTGGTGTTGAAGAAGAAGTGAACAGTAGAATCATTTAGCGCAATAAAAAGGAGGGTGAACAAGGTTGAGTATCAACAAAGGTTTATTTACTAGTAATACAGATTTATGGGAAACACCACAAGATTTTTTTAACAAACTGAATGAGGAATTTCATTTTGATATAGATGTTTGTGCCAATGATGAAAATGCCAAATGTGAAAACTATTTTACCAAAGAAATAGATGGGTTACAGCAAGATTGGGAGGGTGTTTGTTGGATGAATCCTCCTTATGGCAGAGAGATAGGAAAATGGGTTCAAAAAGCCTATGAATCTTCTTTAAATGGGGCAACGGTTGTTTGTTTACTTCCAGCAAGGACAGATACTAAATGGTGGCATGATTACTGTATGAAAGGTGAAATCAGACTTGTTAGAGGTCGTTTGAAGTTTGGGAGAAGTAATAATTCAGCACCTTTTCCGAGTGCGGTTGTTATATTCAGCAATCAGGCAAAAGTTAGTACAGTTAAAGCTATGTAAATTATTGAACAGTTCGAAGACATTGTGAAACAGGACAAGCCCTACCTGGAAGGACAGGAAAAGTAGGTGAGGTAGTATGCAGGGCTGGATTAAGCTTCATAGGAAAGTATTTGATTCCGAGTTATGGAACGATGTAACAACTTTTAGGCTATTTGCTTATTTACTTTTAAAAGCTACACACAAAGACGGTCATCGGATAAATGGGTTGGAGCTTAAAAGAGGTCAGTGGGTTAGATCCTACAGAAAACTTGCACAGGACTTAGCGTACAAAGAAGGAAGGGGGTTAAAAGAGTATTCAATCAAGACAATTAGTAAGTGCGTTAATAAACTCGTTAAGTCCGGAACTATATCCATACAGGAAACGGAACAGGGAACACTGTTTACCATCCTTAACTACTCTATATATCAAGACGAGACAGAGTTTGAAGAAGAAACAGGGAACGCAACAGGTAATGAAGAGGGAACTAATGGTAAACGAAGTGGGAACAAAAACAAGAATGTAAAGAATGGTAAGAATGTAAAGAATAATAAAAAACATATATATGCCGAATTTGTTTCTATGCTTCCAGAAGAATATCAAAAGCTT
Above is a window of Bacillus oleivorans DNA encoding:
- a CDS encoding YopX family protein, with the protein product MREIKFRVWDKEKKQFFKPIYEAYKGNLEDLFVGLSGDLHLKTIDPIMTHQSVFPDRFGPLQQYTGLKDKNGKEIYEGDIYHQGDLEILYIVQYRGTGFIGKQIRSSSYVGLEHWQERIEIVGNVYENPELMEGAK
- a CDS encoding helix-turn-helix domain-containing protein is translated as MTITQLIETIRDIRKSQKLSQNQFAEKIGITPVSICRTENGTNTPYLDTFVRMAEGLGYEVVLKKK
- a CDS encoding DNA N-6-adenine-methyltransferase, which produces MSINKGLFTSNTDLWETPQDFFNKLNEEFHFDIDVCANDENAKCENYFTKEIDGLQQDWEGVCWMNPPYGREIGKWVQKAYESSLNGATVVCLLPARTDTKWWHDYCMKGEIRLVRGRLKFGRSNNSAPFPSAVVIFSNQAKVSTVKAM